In the Henningerozyma blattae CBS 6284 chromosome 8, complete genome genome, one interval contains:
- the DPI35 gene encoding Dpi35p (similar to Saccharomyces cerevisiae YMR130W; ancestral locus Anc_2.404): MNKTVSSINKSQCFLKNVKVFTFDAYNTLYSPTLPVMEQYSIVGKKYGINVDSKVLTKKFHSCFSEINKEYPRYGKYKNISASDWWGKLIIELFKPNTVPDEMINEILVRFEGKMAYTVYDDIVRFLTYIKQKHPEIIIGIISNTDPICKILLGNLGLYKFFDSEDIYLSYDLDISKPNPEIFNYCFNDICRRYPHLKKVGVPCDQLKKLFWHIGDEPKNDFEGSQLSGWSSILINRFDLPGISANPKVTLNYKKNLSTNTDAWVSRSTLTASSSSQKGVEMSFITDNQIVVSNLDVLTDYVQAQES, translated from the coding sequence atgaataaaacAGTATCTTCTATCAATAAAAGCCAATgctttttgaaaaatgttAAAGTATTTACATTTGATGCCTATAATACTCTGTATTCTCCGACATTACCTGTGATGGAACAATACTCGATTGTAGGCAAAAAATATGGTATAAATGTAGATTCTAAAGTATTAACAAAAAAGTTTCATAGTTGTTTTTCAGagataaataaagaatatccCAGATATGGTAAGTATAAGAATATATCTGCTAGTGATTGGTGGGGCAAACTAATAATTGAGTTATTCAAACCTAATACTGTTCCTGATGAAATGATTAATGAAATACTTGTAAGATTTGAAGGTAAAATGGCATATACTGTTTATGATGATATAGTACGGTTTCTTACATATATTAAACAGAAACATCCTGAGATTATCATAGGTATAATCAGTAATACGGATCCAATATGTAAGATTCTTTTAGGAAACCTTGGTTTATACAAGTTTTTTGACTCCGAAGATATTTATCTTTCATATGATCTAGATATATCCAAACCAAATcctgaaatatttaattattgttttaaCGATATATGTAGGAGATATCCTCATTTAAAGAAAGTAGGAGTCCCTTGTGATCaactgaaaaaattattttggcATATTGGTGATGAACCCaaaaatgattttgaaGGTTCTCAATTATCTGGATGGAGTAGTATTTTAATTAACAGGTTTGATTTACCTGGAATATCAGCCAACCCAAAAGTAACACtcaattataaaaaaaacctGTCAACAAATACAGACGCCTGGGTGTCAAGAAGTACTTTAACTGCCAGTAGCTCAAGTCAAAAGGGTGTAGAAATGTCATTTATTACAGATAATCAAATAGTTGTTTCAAATTTGGATGTGTTAACCGACTATGTGCAAGCACAAGAATCATAA
- the MLH2 gene encoding mismatch repair protein MLH2 (similar to Saccharomyces cerevisiae MLH2 (YLR035C); ancestral locus Anc_2.405), producing MPIQKLEKGSGWNLVSSSFIQSPYSAVKELIENGIDATPKNINLEIDSKTGGCEYISVRDDGQGVALDDRDIMCLNHTTSKIVRYEDISESSFLGFRGEALFMLANLCNKKGYLEIVSRVDSENIGSKWRVDSEGRIKDLSKGKVVHPIGTTITLGSLFGGLRARYLDMSSKSQKTIAKIKHLLYHYHLLNPSIRFHFYLVSLKRDGSIVKGLPQLLSLPQNINLSRTLSMIIGLKHSTSIKIISSLNVKINEHLSIDLLLPLSRSDTNSDNKAIKNNYQFLAINSRPVSIQLDTGLRLKKMLQNIYKELELNAPLFWYLNIYYDPHLIDINIEPEKNDVLIKNISGLLENVGETIKNIIIQEVRKVKNDLDEYGLGDVPNNYNEPIDEHHTLTASSYIHPIQNLQTISHPSNDLRQKLPILKKTCTKDCSIIANTINNPTNNSHTTDSLRPSNNRKLTLGEITSEKIVCTLSMEDTYTESDSGSLEKNTQESLSSVDFNNTTLINEDLELSKDNSLSNPFILSKLKGMKKQKEMCKLERQHISLNSVENNNDKPNFSQKLTLRKLNKVQEETLFNLQFSKLNNTSTDNNKNNNKHIGYNNNNNRYKKRRLGMFSEFTNRHCQKLDYTGSNDKIIAFLSSYHSLANNSPISLISNILLDGLSSRLKDKSENVNLCLQKSPEGWLKYIPNSI from the coding sequence ATGCCCATTCAGAAATTGGAAAAAGGCTCAGGTTGGAATTTAGTATCGAGCTCTTTTATCCAGAGCCCATATTCTGCTGTTAAAGagttaattgaaaatggaaTTGATGCAACTcccaaaaatattaatttagaaatagaTTCTAAAACTGGAGGATGCGAATATATAAGTGTTAGAGATGATGGGCAAGGAGTCGCTCTAGATGATAGAGATATTATGTGTTTAAACCACACAACCTCAAAAATTGTACGGTACGAAGATATTTCAGAATCTAGTTTCTTAGGATTTCGAGGAGAGGCTTTATTCATGCTAGCTAATCTTTGTAATAAGAAAGGATATTTGGAAATAGTTTCTCGAGTTGATAGTGAAAATATTGGTTCTAAATGGCGAGTAGATTCTGAAGGTAGAATTAAAGACCTTAGTAAAGGAAAAGTAGTACATCCAATAGGAACAACCATAACGTTAGGTAGTCTATTTGGAGGACTAAGAGCTAGATATTTGGATATGTCTTCAAAATCACAAAAAACAATAGCAAAAATCAAACATcttctttatcattatcaccTTTTAAATCCTAGCATaagatttcatttttatttagtttCATTAAAAAGGGATGGATCAATTGTAAAGGGACTCCCACAATTGCTGAGCCTTcctcaaaatattaatttatctcGAACGTTGAGCATGATTATTGGTCTTAAACATTCTACctcaattaaaataatatcgtcattaaatgttaaaattaatgagCATTTATCTATTGATCTATTGTTACCGCTATCAAGAAGTGATACAAACTCAGATAATAAAGCtataaagaataattatcaatttcttgCCATTAATTCTAGACCAGTATCAATACAATTGGATACAGGGCTTcgcttaaaaaaaatgctacaaaatatttacaaagaATTAGAACTAAATGCTCCTTTATTCTGGtatctaaatatatattatgatccgcatttaattgatataaatattgaacCTGAGAAAAATGatgttttaataaagaatatcaGTGGCCTTCTAGAAAATGTTGGTGAaactataaaaaatattattattcaagaaGTTCGAAAagttaaaaatgatttagatGAATATGGACTTGGGGATGTgccaaataattataatgaGCCTATTGATGAGCATCATACTCTCACGGCCTCCTCCTACATTCATCCCattcaaaatttacaaaCAATTTCTCATCCTTCGAATGATTTGAGACAGAAATTACCcatcttaaaaaaaacttgtACCAAAGATTGTTCAATTATTGCaaatacaattaataatccaaCAAATAACTCCCATACTACCGATTCTTTAAGACCTTCAAACAACAGAAAACTAACTTTGGGTGAAATTACATCTGAGAAAATAGTATGCACTCTTTCAATGGAAGATACGTACACAGAGTCTGATTCAGGAAGCCTAGAAAAGAATACCCAAGAATCTTTATCGAGCGtagattttaataatactactttaataaatgaagatttagaactttcaaaagataattCCCTTTCTAATCCATTTATTCTTTCTAAGTTGAAAGGTATGAAAAAGCAAAAAGAAATGTGTAAATTGGAACGACAACATATTTCATTAAACTCagttgaaaataataatgataaaccAAATTTTTCGCAAAAGCTAACTTTAAGAAAACTAAATAAAGTGCAAGAAGAAACTCTCTTTAATCTTCAATTTTCTAAACTTAATAACACTTCTacagataataataaaaataataacaagcACATAGGatacaataacaataacaatcGCTATAAGAAAAGAAGGTTAGGGATGTTCTCAGAATTTACTAATAGACATTGCCAAAAATTAGATTATACTGGATCTAACGATAAGATAATAGCATTTCTGTCAAGCTACCATTCTCTTGCAAATAATTCTCCAATTTCActaatttctaatattttattggaTGGGCTATCCAGTCgattaaaagataaatcgGAAAATGTGAATTTGTGTTTACAAAAATCTCCAGAAGGTTGGCTAAAATATATACCTAATTCTATATAA
- the POM152 gene encoding Pom152p (similar to Saccharomyces cerevisiae POM152 (YMR129W); ancestral locus Anc_2.406): MDKDYTNFGSTPRGNHWLNNNNTARNGPNSQSQYSPFTLGRSSQQRRQDRSSGGFYGESPYDEDLQDNIYGNMARGKINSNHQNGYLNQYGNATYDDNATGIPYLDEDEDIHNGEPDMDLQNTQRFSRGYDDSQSDSGSVSGSESSTSCYSRSSSYYLQKPTSTGIQGSSGDLRQRRSSTDSRIISKGKSSTSNRKSNNNNYNNNNTNNNKSLPLISTEILDESKQKRLIIIVFIILQLYKLYDLILLKNGLPIPGYIMINSRFGFIFKYMILDSLFFYLLPFLKLNNFFGSNKLLIIGLVIGLNLINIFISNKNTFVFLSNLIIIFSKFINTKEISLTGSSVNHHQVIDYSNHFKGALTIKILPENTAMFNPFHDSFCQFNPTFATPEFINVPIRINSTSSIKFIQLNYKDLSKNSNEQLLNFTNKDFKLIKDPTKLLSKKTKQQLQQINHELENNIHYIVVPLKSTGFYEINKIIDSNDLKLKTYTSHLLIPTCPSAKIFSRLNNEGDSLNKCINDKDDIQLSLNGLPPLKLSYTKIINNESFSYIESNLQPELFQSPLQASQKYIYSSKDLNTLSDWSQNVDITIDLESQLLIDGNYNYKIDYLIDALGNKVDFSEYSNKMLKKQDLLFDFNVHAIPRATLDEKFNSKSPTKRSILIKFSQNIISNEKSSKDTNIAKENWLMAKPYTATLEFINSKNEIKTFDIKTNNPIHEFVINEPGTYRLKSCNSNYCSGQIFGKNSIIVSKPIPPHLKIVSSPILDQCVGQVGLNFDLTFTGVPPFYYIAKIYKYANSPKNSDDEIDLKNAKKTLYETKKFSSKSTRMQFSYSPAEEGNYQIIFDQLSNDLFLDPIELKPVAEYTFNTKMRVKPGAKLKQSPSPLSSKNKLCLGQQSNIDIILKGEAPFTLNYDIIETSTNKRTSYNIENINSNEYTISTPKFNIGGDYIVSLVSIQDSSGCLVGLSEPDTKINVRRDVPSTEFDILNLKNNNQVMIKEGSIAEIPLKLSGEAPFKVVYEHSDYQGNRIKLYEARFNSNSNPILKVKEEGIYRLIEMNDNYCNGIINNLDKNHFKVSFLDRPSFTILNNANINKVSDILFTKKNVCQNVENVVDLSLTGAAPFILEYELISPNGYRVKKNIHTSTKLASILFPNDQSGEYIVKVKNVFDANYGKKDLQSHSKKDYITIKQSVYSAPEINFVDQGKTFRTCTANTDQDSLLDAIKLKFLSGLGPYSVTFSIYHESTGRTDKFILDDISESNFPYYKLYDGLKLGNHEISIEKIIDKNGCVSDFSLNTKHSNKNNNNILISITDIPKIHLLDPNANYCVGDYVSYQLNGVAPFTINYDFNGNLLRSTERSQQFVRVASEPGKISINSIQDSSSQCIVNFTHPNFIEEFRKLSLIIHPIPSVTVSQGRHIYEDIHEGDQADVIFSFEGTPPFALTYVRTENSENDGNPHVVETHKVTDIWNYEYKVTTSLQGTYEAIEISDAFCAAKNDAFFQN, encoded by the coding sequence ATGGATAAAGATTACACTAATTTTGGAAGTACTCCGAGAGGGAATCATTggttgaataataataatacagcTAGAAACGGTCCAAATAGTCAATCTCAATATTCTCCATTTACTCTAGGCCGATCTTCCCAACAGCGACGTCAAGATCGCTCTTCAGGAGGTTTCTATGGAGAAAGTCCCTACGATGAAGATTTACAAGATAATATTTACGGGAATATGGCTCGAGGTAagataaattcaaatcatcAAAATGGTTATTTAAACCAATATGGCAATGCAACTTATGATGACAATGCAACAGGTATTCCGTATCtggatgaagatgaagatataCATAATGGAGAACCGGATATGGATTTACAAAATACACAACGATTCTCGAGAGGTTATGATGATAGCCAATCAGATTCCGGATCTGTTTCTGGTTCAGAATCTTCAACTTCTTGTTATTCGAGATCTTCTTCATATTACCTTCAAAAACCAACATCTACAGGTATACAAGGTAGTTCTGGTGATTTGAGACAAAGAAGATCCTCCACAGattcaagaattatttcCAAAGGGAAATCATCAACTTCTAATAGAAagtctaataataataattataataacaacaatacaaataataataaatctttaccATTAATTTCTACAGAGATTCTTGATGAGTCCAAACAAAAAAGATTAATCATAATTgtatttatcattttacaattatataaaCTTTATGATTTGATTCTCTTGAAAAATGGATTACCAATTCCAGGCTATATTATGATAAATTCCAGATTTGggtttatttttaaatatatgattttagattcattatttttttatttgttaccttttttaaaattaaataacttttttggttcaaataaacttttaattATCGGATTAGTAATtggtttaaatttaattaatatcttcatctccaataaaaatacttttgtatttttatcaaatctaataataatattctcaAAGTTTATTAATACCAAGGAAATATCTTTGACTGGTTCTTCAGTAAACCACCATCAAGTTATTgattattcaaatcattTTAAAGGTGCAttaacaattaaaattttaccAGAAAATACTGCAATGTTTAACCCTTTCCATGATTCATTTTGTCAATTTAATCCAACATTTGCCACTCCAGAATTCATAAATGTTCCAATTCGTATTAATTCCActtcttcaattaaatttattcaattaaattataaagaCTTAagtaaaaattcaaatgagcaattattaaattttaccaataaagattttaaattgattaaagATCCTACAAAATTGTTATCTAAAAAGACAaaacaacaattacaaCAAATCAACCatgaattggaaaataacATTCACTATATTGTTGTACCTTTAAAATCAACTGGGTtttatgaaattaataaaataattgattcaaatgatttaaagTTAAAGACATATACCTCTCATCTTCTAATCCCAACTTGTCCATCTGCAAAGATTTTCTCAAGGTTGAATAATGAAGGAGATTCTTTGAACAAATgtattaatgataaagatgatATTCAATTATCATTGAATGGGTTACCAcctttaaaattatcttatacaaaaattataaataatgaatcattttcatatattGAATCCAATTTACAACCAGAATTATTCCAATCACCTTTGCAAGCTtctcaaaaatatatttattcatcAAAGGACTTAAACACGCTTTCTGATTGGTCACAAAATGTAGATATTACAATTGATTTGGAATCTCAACTATTAATTGATGGTAACtacaattataaaatagattatttaattgatgcTCTAGGTAATAAAGTTGATTTCTCcgaatattcaaataagatgttgaaaaaacaagatttattatttgattttaatgTTCATGCAATCCCAAGAGCTACATTAGAcgaaaaattcaattcaaaatcTCCAACAAAGAGATCTATATTAATCAAGTTTagtcaaaatattattagcaatgaaaaatcttcaaaagatacaaatatagcaaaagaaaattggCTAATGGCAAAACCTTATACTGCTACTTTGGAATTCATTAACTCTAAAAACGAAATTAAAActtttgatattaaaacaaataacCCAATTCACGAGTTTGTAATTAATGAACCTGGTACCTATAGATTAAAATCCTGTAACTCAAATTATTGTTCGGGCCAAATCTTTGGTAAGAATTCTATTATTGTCTCCAAACCAATCCCACCTCATTTAAAGATTGTCTCTTCACCAATACTAGACCAATGTGTAGGTCAAGTTGGtttgaattttgatttaacaTTTACAGGTGTCCCACCTTTCTATTACATtgcaaaaatatataaatatgcTAATTCACCAAAGAATTCAGATGACGAAATTGACTTGAAAAATGCAAAGAAAACCTTAtatgaaacaaaaaaattttcttcgAAGAGTACCCGTATGCAATTCAGTTATTCTCCTGCTGAAGAAGGtaattatcaaattatatttgatcAATTATCTAATGATTTATTCCTTGATCCAATAGAATTAAAACCAGTTGCTGAGTACACTTTCAATACTAAGATGAGAGTTAAACCAGGTGctaaattaaaacaatctCCATCTCCATTATCATCAAAGAATAAGTTGTGTTTAGGTCAGCAAagtaatattgatattatctTGAAGGGTGAAGCACCATTTACTTTGAATTATGATATAATTGAAACGTCAACTAATAAAAGAACTTcttataatattgaaaatatcaattcTAATGAATATACAATTTCCACTcctaaatttaatatcgGCGGTGATTATATCGTTTCTTTAGTTTCCATTCAAGATTCAAGTGGTTGTTTAGTTGGTTTAAGCGAACCAGATACGAAAATTAACGTAAGAAGGGATGTTCCATCTACCGAATTTGATATCTTGAActtaaagaataataacCAAGTAATGATTAAAGAAGGTTCAATTGCAGAAATTcctttaaaattatctgGTGAAGCTCCGTTTAAAGTTGTATATGAACATTCTGATTATCAAGGAAATAGAATCAAACTGTATGAAGCTAGATTTAATTCTAACTCAAACCCAATCTTAAAAGTTAAAGAAGAAGGTATCTATAGATTAATCGAGATGAATGATAACTACTGTAATGGAATAATAAACAACTTGGATAAAAATCATTTTAAGGTGTCATTTTTAGATAGACCTTCGTTtacaatattaaataatgcaAATATTAACAAGGTTTCTGATATTCTCTTTACAAAGAAGAATGTATGCCAAAATGTAGAAAATGTTGTTGATTTATCATTAACTGGTGCTGCCCCATTTATCTTAGAATATGAGTTAATTTCACCAAATGGTTATAGAGTTAAGAAGAATATACACACCTCCACCAAATTAGCAAGCATTTTATTCCCTAATGATCAATCTGGTGAATATATTGTAAAAGTCAAAAATGTATTTGATGCAAACTACGGCAAAAAAGATTTACAATCCCACAGCAAGAAAGATtatattacaattaaaCAATCAGTCTATTCTGCTCctgaaattaattttgtcGATCAAGGCAAGACATTTAGAACATGTACAGCCAATACTGATCAAGATTCTCTACTGGATgctataaaattaaaattccTGAGTGGTTTAGGTCCTTATTCTGTAACCTTCTCCATTTATCACGAAAGCACTGGAAGAActgataaatttattttagatGATATCAGTGAATCTAACTTCccatattataaattatatgatGGTTTGAAATTAGGTAACcatgaaatttcaattgaaaagattATTGATAAGAATGGATGTGTTAgtgatttttctttaaacaCTAAGCACAGcaataagaataataataatatactaATTTCTATTACAGATATTCCAAAGATTCATTTGTTAGATCCAAACGCCAACTACTGTGTTGGAGACTATGTTtcttatcaattaaatggTGTTGCTCCTTTCACAATCAATTATGACTTTAACGGAAACTTACTGAGGTCAACAGAACGTTCACAGCAATTTGTAAGAGTTGCATCTGAACCAGGTAAGATTTCTATTAACTCAATTCAAGATTCATCATCTCAATGTATTGTGAATTTTACACATccaaattttattgaagaatttagaAAACTTTCCTTGATTATTCATCCAATTCCTTCTGTCACTGTTTCACAAGGTAGACATATCTACGAAGATATTCATGAAGGTGATCAAGCTGATGTTATATTCTCCTTTGAAGGTACCCCACCATTTGCTTTGACTTATGTAAGAACAGAAAATTCTGAAAATGATGGTAACCCACATGTTGTCGAAACTCACAAAGTCACTGATATTTGGAACTATGAATATAAGGTCACAACTAGTTTGCAAGGTACCTATGAAGCAATTGAAATATCTGATGCTTTCTGCGCTGCCAAGAATGACGcctttttccaaaattag
- the RSC58 gene encoding Rsc58p (similar to Saccharomyces cerevisiae RSC58 (YLR033W); ancestral locus Anc_2.408), with amino-acid sequence MDSNQQPTELPVEDESSVVLDNLHTILKAASFKCHVIHEKFPNNFFENDVNKIYDSYYKYIKNKCNSQGHIKNEEKLKNQLTSIEEKFENKEYSIESNGFYKLYHDIKLICMILINYYKQGSRQYLMVDKFYKFSSELIIRECYRFNTNFLSNNNNSNDETNFPQTSELEKIINEDYIKISSSYQVGVINNYHIKTANEELFSSKINKSELDKRSDELPNTNYEINNILPSTLSMNLNNNASNRLGFLTGNISNIPDPTLPPREIIRVERENNSSSGTGSGNSTNGMNYLHPNWYLLPITVWLKYNEDFKNLTPFVDEGHTVIDSISRSTMWLKRIGYGNLPQVAKNREERIQKDKPVQKDETIKENKINDKPETIEPTSNENDIQTSKENQDNEAISIKLENLLSWKPENFVSQIEIDSFKDGQESVSQLINKNIQEMIKLRKQRIRNATKDDKDTNIPNMKERQIYYQTRRMLRELLSSTDTSNTKITSRVSRMFPVLQANYNGNVPVVRQHVGKKRKNKR; translated from the coding sequence atggaTTCCAATCAACAACCAACGGAATTACCTGTAGAAGATGAATCCTCAGTCGTTTTGGATAATCTACACACAATATTGAAAGCAGCTAGTTTTAAATGCCATGTTATTCATGAAAAATTTCctaacaatttttttgaaaatgatgttaataaaatatatgattcatattataaatatattaaaaataaatgtaaCTCACAAGGTCATATAAAAAATGAggagaaattaaaaaatcaattaacaagcattgaagaaaaatttgaaaacaaAGAATATTCGATTGAAAGTAATGGATTTTATAAGTTATATCATGATATTAAGTTAATTTGtatgattttaattaattattataaacaAGGTAGTAGACAATATCTGATGGTTGATAAATTCTATAAATTTTCTAGTGAATTAATTATTAGAGAATGCTATAGATTTAATACCAATTTTctttccaataataataattcaaatgatgaaacAAATTTCCCTCAAACTAGCGAactagaaaaaattatcaatgaagattatattaaaattagtaGTAGTTATCAAGTTGGtgtaataaataattatcatATTAAAACTGCCAATGAggaattattttcatccaAGATTAATAAATCCGAATTAGACAAGAGATCTGATGAATTACCAAATACGAATTATgaaatcaataatatcttaCCAAGTACTCTATCAATGAACTTGAATAACAATGCATCTAATAGATTGGGGTTTTTAACTGGGAACATCAGTAATATTCCTGATCCTACGTTGCCACCAagagaaattattagaGTGGAAAGAGAGAATAATTCATCTAGCGGTACTGGCAGTGGCAATAGTACAAATGGtatgaattatttacatCCTAATTGGTATTTGTTGCCTATAACAGTATGGctaaaatataatgaagattttaaaaacttGACGCCATTTGTTGATGAAGGTCATACAGTAATTGATTCTATTAGTCGTAGCACTATGTGGTTAAAGAGAATAGGCTATGGAAATTTACCACAAGTAGCGAAAAATAGAGAGGAAAGGATACAAAAAGATAAACCAGTACAAAAGGATGAAACAataaaggaaaataaaataaatgataaacCAGAAACTATAGAACCAACTTCTAATGAGAATGACATACAAACTTCCAAAGAGAATCAAGATAATGAAGCCATCTCTatcaaattagaaaatcTATTAAGTTGGAAACCTGAGAATTTTGTCAGCCAAATAGAAATCGATAGTTTCAAAGATGGTCAAGAAAGTGTTTctcaattaattaataaaaatatccaaGAAATGATTAAACTAAGAAAACAAAGAATAAGAAACGCTACCAAAGATGATAAAGATACCAACATCCCTAATATGAAAGAAAGacaaatatattatcaaaCTAGACGAATGCTACGAGAACTACTTTCCAGCACAGACACCTCCAACACTAAGATCACCAGTCGTGTATCAAGGATGTTTCCAGTTTTGCAAGCCAACTATAACGGTAACGTACCAGTTGTAAGGCAGCACGTAGGGAAgaagagaaaaaataagCGCTAA